The region TTCCATCCCCTGCGGCGGTACGCCGAGCACGTTCGCCCTGTATACGACCAGCTCGTTGAATGCGGCCGGCCCGACCAACCTCACACCCGGATCCGGTTCGTATACCAGCACCCTGAGGTCCCTTCCTGAGACCTTGCCCTCGAAAGCCACGAACTCGCAGGGGCTATCCGCATCCCTGTGCCTCTCGATCGCCTCGACTATGGCCCTCTCGACCGCCTTGCCCTCCTCGGTCAGCGGCTCCTCAATGAAGGAGATCTGCCTCACCAGTGAGGCGTCGGAGAGCACCCACTCGCCGTAGAACTGCGGGTAGGCGAGCTCCCTGACGTCCCTGTAGCCATGGAGGAGCATCGCAACCCTCTCAACCCCTATCCCTATGTTCAGGACGGGGTACTCTATCCCGTAACGCGCAAGAGCGACGGGGCTGTAGAGCCCGAAGTCCATCAGCTCCACCCAGCCCGTCCCGCTGACCTTCGCGAAGACCTCGTGCTCGGTTCCGGGCGCGTAGTACTTGGCAGTCACCTTCTTCCTCTCGACCCTGACCTCTCCAAAGCCGAGCCTCTTGATAACCTCCTCAGAGACCCGCTTCCCGTCCTCGATCGAGACCTCCTCGTCCATGATTATCGAGGAAGCGGCGTGGTGAAACCTGAGGTGCGTCGCGTCCTCCTGCTGCTCCCTCCTCGCCCTCAGCCCCACGGAGAAGAGCATAACGGGCATCTCCAGCTTGTGCTGGACAGCCGCACAGGTGAGGAACCAGGCACTCGTCATGTGCGACCTCAGCAACAGCTTGGTCGGCACCGGCTCGAGCATCCTGAGCTCGGGGAAGACCTCGTTGAGCACCCTGAGCGCGGTCGTGTCCGGAACCCCGAGCCCCTCCGCAACCGCCTCGACGAGATCATCCCCGTCCACCCTCCCTTTCTTGTAGTCGTGGAAGATTCCCTTGAGCCTCTCGAGCGAAGCCTCGTCGGCCGGTCCCCCTGCCTCTCTTATCTTCGCGACTTTCTCCGCGCCGATCCCGATGTCCGGACGTGGGAGCGC is a window of Candidatus Methanosuratincola sp. DNA encoding:
- the sepS gene encoding O-phosphoserine--tRNA ligase; this translates as MKIRIKEVLEKAEKDFEDAWKETGQMVGGKGVFALGKKGTKHVLVETANRLREIYLELGFDEAVNPMIVDEADIYKQYGHEAPAILDRCYYLAALPRPDIGIGAEKVAKIREAGGPADEASLERLKGIFHDYKKGRVDGDDLVEAVAEGLGVPDTTALRVLNEVFPELRMLEPVPTKLLLRSHMTSAWFLTCAAVQHKLEMPVMLFSVGLRARREQQEDATHLRFHHAASSIIMDEEVSIEDGKRVSEEVIKRLGFGEVRVERKKVTAKYYAPGTEHEVFAKVSGTGWVELMDFGLYSPVALARYGIEYPVLNIGIGVERVAMLLHGYRDVRELAYPQFYGEWVLSDASLVRQISFIEEPLTEEGKAVERAIVEAIERHRDADSPCEFVAFEGKVSGRDLRVLVYEPDPGVRLVGPAAFNELVVYRANVLGVPPQGMENVEIIRGARESGVRTGIRYIDAVAKMAAARIERDGQAEIRVRMVKLLSDINLRVSDVGLRYISSRQGKIDVRGPAFIGVRSELASGRQ